Within Palaemon carinicauda isolate YSFRI2023 chromosome 14, ASM3689809v2, whole genome shotgun sequence, the genomic segment ggaaataaataaactacaggagaagctattaacaattaaaataaatgattttccaatattaataataaaaaaccgCTCTTCAAGTGGTTTACTTCATCATCCTTTCGGCCTCTAGCTGCACTCACTCTTTAGACTTCTACTATACATGTGCATCTGTTtctgcttcttttcttccatcttgctgtccgaCCTTTTATCTTTTCCTTAATACAGCTAGTTTCATAACTCCTGTACTACCAGaagtatgaataaatgaatatatatatatatatatatatatatgtacgtgtatatatatatacagtatttatatgtatatactgtatatgtgtgtgtgtgcgtgtttatatgtacagtatatgtttgtatatggatatgtgtatgtatatatatatatatatatataatattatgtgtgcagaatttacaattttcttctctgCCAGAATAGTAAAATCTTCATCTCCTACCTATTTAATACTCCTTGTCTTACCGCTTTCCTTATACGACATAAATACTAGTAAATTAacggaaataaaagaaaatcaaatgaacTCTCAAAAcgacaaataacaaataaaagccTATAAGAACCACACGATGGAGAACACACAAAATCCCATCATGTTTTCCCGCATAGAATCACGTTCCCATAACATCAAAAACAAGTCCAAGAAAAAAACAAGTGAACTGCGCAGTGCGCAATTCCATCAACAACCGAAGGTTAACGCTTTATTAAAAGTGTAGTTATCAGTTATTAACTTAgccttttttttatcatgattgaGGGAATCAATCGCCGACAAAACCATTCCGCTAAACAATTTCTCAATAGTTCAATTAGAACAAACGGAGATGAATGTTTCCGATTGTTTGTCGCCCCGTTAGCCGGCGTTACGTCACGCTAATTGCGCGAGGTCAGTTACGTCATGCGTGAGGTCGGTTACGATTTGCGTGAGGTCAGTAACGACCAGCGTGTAGTCAATAACGACCAACGTGAGGTCAGTTGCGATTTGCGTGAGGTCAGTTACGACATGCGTGAGGTCGATAACGACCAGCTTGAGGTCAGTTACGTCATGCGTGAGGTCAGTTGCGATTGCGTGAGATCAGTTACGACCTGCGTGAGGTCAGTTGCGACCTGCGTGAGGTCAGTAACGTCATGCGTGAGGTCTATTCCGATTTGCGTGAGGTCAGTTACGACATGCGTGAGGTCAGTAACGTCATGCGTGAGGTCAGTTACGTCATGCGTGAGGTCAGTTACGTCATGCGTGAGGTCTGTTACGATTTGCGTGAGGTCAGTTACGTCATGCGTGAGGTCAGTAACGTCATGTGTGAGGTCTATTCCGATTTGCGTGAGGTCAGTTACGACATGCCTGAGGTCAGTAACGTCATGCGTGAGGTCAGTTACGTCATGCGTGAGGTCAGTAACGTCATGCGTGAGGTCTATTCCGATTTGCGTGAGGTCAGTTACGTCATGCCTGAGGTCAGTAACGTCATGCGTGAGGTCTATTCCGATTTGCGTGAGGTCAGTTACGTCATGCCTGAGGTCAGTAACGTCATGCGTGAGGTCTATTCCGATTTGCGTGAGGTCAGTTACGTCATGCCTGAGGTCAGTAACGTCATGCGTGAGGTCTATTCCGATTTGCGTGAGGTCAGTTACGACATGCGTGAGGTCAGTAACGTCATGCGTGAGGTCTATTCCGATTTGCGTGAGGTCAGTTACGTCATGCCTGAGGTCAGTAACGTCATGCGTGAGGTCTATTCCGATTTGCGTGAGATCTATTCCGATTTGCGTGAGATCAGTTACGACATGCGTGAGGGCAGTTAGTTGCGTGAGGTCAGTTACGACATACATAAGGTCAGTTGCAACATGCATGAGGTCAGTTACGACATGCCTGAGATCAGTTATGCCATGCGTAAGGTCAGTTAAGACCTGCGTGAGGTCAGTTACGATTTGCGTGAGGTCTATTCCGATTTGCGTGAGGTCAGGTACGACTTGCGTGAGGTCAGTTGTGATTTGCATAAGGTCAGTTCCGACGTGCGTGAGATCAGTTACGACATGCGTGAGGGCAGTTAGTTGCGTGAGGTCAGTTACGACATACGTAATGCCAGTTACGACTTCCGTGAGGTCAGTTACGACATGCGTGAGATCAGTTACGCCATGCGTAAGGTCAGTTACGACCTGCGTGACAGAGCCCCGTAAATGCTAACTGAATTCGATAAGTGAATGCCAGTACTGATGGAAACGGCGGTCGGGTACTCGTTGTTTGTATTCATTGGATGGGCACGTAGATAGCAATGCCCAATCGTAGAAATGGTGGTGGAGTTTTTGGTTGGTGTGTTCCCGTACAGgtgcttttattattgttattataactacTACAATTGCTATTACtaccagtattattatttttactactactactactactacttataataatgataataataataataataataataataataataatagcgtagaAAAAGGATATAAGAaagtatgatttattattattattattatcattattattattaataatattattattgcggtcgttattattattattattattattattattattcagaagatTAGGACATCATCAAACACAACCCACTATCCCCTCAAACGTCATCAAGCTGCCTCCATCTTCCTCATCAACTCAACCCTTTGGCGAAACCGACACATccaacaaatacaaaaataaaaacaaagcccGAAAGAGATTGCCTTTTAGAAAGTGACGAACTACCTTTAAGCTCTTTAATGAGACAGCTAGAGCGGaacaaataccaaaaaaaaaaaaagtaaaaagaagttcAATTCGATTCAATTAGGCCCCGTACTCTCCTCCCTCTTCCTCCCTcctcatccctcctcctcctcttcctccctacTCATCCCTCCTACCTTTTCCTCCCTCCTCCCTCTTaccttttcctccctccttctccctattCCCtattcctccctcctcctccctatTCCTCCCTCCATCTCCctcttcctccctccttctccctcctccttcttcctccattctccctcttcctccctcctcctcccttttcctccctcctccaccctcttcctCCCTTTTCctccctcctccaccctcttcctccctcttcctcctttctccctcttccttcctccttctccctcttcctccctcctcctccctcctcctccctctttccctctcttcctctctccatctccctcttcctccctcctcctcctccctcttcctccctcttcctccctccctccccccactCTTTCCGCATGGCCCTCCCTTCACAGAGGCGTCAAAGGCCAAGAGTTGtttcatcggggggggggggggggagggtggagaTTGCTCAACGTCATTGCTGATTTGATCTGGTTGTTTGAGAGGGAAGGAGGAGAAAGGTGTTGTGGTTTCCAGGGTCTACTTCCAGGGATTGCTATTACTACTCCTAGTTCTGCTAGTTATTTACATTACTATGATTGCTACTCCTAGTAGTTCTGCTAGTTATTACACATTACTGTTACTCAAGGACCTTGCTGTTACTATTGCTGGTACTCGACGTCAGCGCTGGTTTGATGTGATGTTAGTGAAGGAATTTATGGAAATTCCTTCGTATTCTGTAGTTATCAAAGTCTAGTTTTCAAatttgctgctgctactactactactactactactactactactactactgctgctgctgctgctgctgctgctgctgctgctgctgctgctgctactactactactactactactactaataataataataataatagtaataataataataataatgataatgataataataattttattattattattattattattattattatgatgatgatgctgtagtTCTTAAGGTCTACTTTTCAattttaacactattattattattattattattattattattattattattattattattattatgctgtagTTCTTAAGGTCTACTTTTCAATTTtaacactactactgctactattattattattattattattattattattattattattattattatgctgtagTTTTCAAGGTCTACTTTTCAATTGTaacactgctattattattattattattattattattattatgctgtagTTTTGTAGGTCTACTTTtgaaatttactactactactactactgataataataataataataataataataataataataataataatttggctgcTACTGCTTCTGATACTGCTACTTAATAGCAATGCCAACTTGATATGTATGTTAGAGAACGAATTCACCGTAAGTTCTTCATATGGCACATTTTTTAAATCACGCTTGCTCGGTAGTATTACTGCTTTTATTGCTACTTCTCCTATTACTGCTGTTCATGattctggtttaaaggtttaaaggcaactcatgaaagGCAggggataagggacagtgacattgccctatcgagcaggacaatgccatagagactgaccatatgtaaacatatgatcagcgcctaggcctcctctccacccaagctaggaccaaggagagccaggcaatggctgctgatgactcagcagatgaggtataggctcccccaaacccccatccttagctcacaagggtggtaaggttgcagcgaccaaagaaactaacgagtttgagtgggactcgacccCCAGCCTGgcattcaccggtcagggacgttaccacctcggccaccactaCTCTCGTTTATTCTTACTTGTAATACTTCTGTTTTCaatgttaagattattattattattattattaatattattattattattattattaataatattattattattattattttatattattatcatcattattattattattattattattattattttatattattatcatcattactattattaatattattattattagtagtagtagtagtagtagaagtagctaagctacaaccctagttggaaaagcaagatgtaagaagcccaagggctccaacagggaaaaatagcccagtgaggaaaggaaataaagaaaaaaataaacaatataattgaagaaaaattca encodes:
- the LOC137653042 gene encoding zonadhesin-like, translating into MLLRVEEEEQEEEEEEEEEEEEEEGGTEVVTDLTHGVTDLTHVVTDLTEVVTGITYVVTDLTQLTALTHVVTDLTHVGTDLMQITTDLTQVVPDLTQIGIDLTQIVTDLTQVLTDLTHGITDLRHVVTDLMHVATDLMYVVTDLTQLTALTHVVTDLTQIGIDLTQIGIDLTHDVTDLRHDVTDLTQIGIDLTHDVTDLTHVVTDLTQIGIDLTHDVTDLRHDVTDLTQIGIDLTHDVTDLRHDVTDLTQIGIDLTHDVTDLRHDVTDLTQIGIDLTHDVTDLTHDVTDLTHDVTDLRHVVTDLTQIGIDLTHDVTDLTHDVTDLTQIVTDLTHDVTDLTHDVTDLTHDVTDLTHVVTDLTQIGIDLTHDVTDLTQVATDLTQVVTDLTQSQLTSRMT